AAGCCCAAGGTTCCGGTCATCACGATTTCGAAAGCGAAGTTGAAGGAAGACGCGTTCGCGGGACTCGAGCGCTGGAAAGAGAAGCATCCGGGCGTCGTCGAGAAGTTGCAGCCCGCGGACATACTCGTGGACACCATGCGGGGTCGCTCCTCGGCGTGGACGCGCATTCGCGTCAACCTGCAGCACGTGCCGGAAGAAGAGCGGCCCGCCGAGGTCGATCCGGATCCGGACTACGATCCGAAGGTGGAGTGGGGCGGCTGAGCGTCACTTGGGCTTGAAGATCTGCGCGAGCTCGTACGCGGGCGTGACCTCGAGCTGGTCGTAGCGGCAATCGGCGGGCTTCTTGTCGTCTCGCCAGCGGATGAACTGCGTGGCGTGCCGGAAGCGATCGCCCTCGAGGTGGTCATACGCGACCTCGACCACGCGCTCCACGCGCAGCGGCTCCCACGAGAGATCCTTGCCGCGGTTCCAGCGGCTCGTCGCCCCCGGGCGGCGCTGGCCATCACTCGGCTCTTCGCGCCACGCCTCCCAGGGGTGCCCCGCGAGCGCGTTCTCGCGAAGCGGCTCGAGCTCGGCCACCAGCTCCTTGCGGCGCGCGTCGGTGAACGCCGAGGTGATGCCCACGTGGTGCAGCCGGCCCTCGTCGTCGTAGAGGCCGAGCAAGAGCGAGCCGACCTTCGTTCCAGGCCCGTTCTTGTGCCAGCGAAAGCCGGCCACGGCGCAGTCGGCGGTGCGGCGGTGCTTCACCTTCACCATCGCGCGCTCGCCCGGCTCGTAGAGCGTCTCTTCTCGCTTGGCGATGACGCCGTCGAGCCCTGCGCCCTCGAAGCGCTTGAACCAATCCTCAGCCACCGCGCGATCGCGCGTGACGGGCGTGAGGTGAATCGGCGGCACGGCCTTCGCGAGCGCGCGCTCCAGCTTCTCGCGCCGCTCGGAGAGCCAGGTGTTCATCAGCGACTCGTCGTCGAGCGCGAGCAGGTCCCAGGCGACGAACGACGCCGGTGAGGTCTCCGCGAGCATCTTCACGCGGGACGCCGCGGGATGAATGCGAAGCAGCAGCGCAGGAAAGTCGAGCCCGCCGTCGCTCGCGATGACGATCTCGCCGTCGACGACGCAGCGCTGGGGCAAGCTCTGCTTCAGCGGCTCCACCAGCTCGGGGAAGTAGCGCTCCAGCGGCTTGAGATCGCGGCTCTGGATGAAGACCTCGTCGCCGTCGCGGAAGACGATGGCGCGAAAGCCGTCCCACTTGGGCTCGAAGAGCCAGCCTTCGCCCTCGGGCAGGCCGTCGGCGGCCTTGGCCAGCATCGGCTCGATGGGCGGTGTCACCGGGAGCTTCATGGCAGCGACGATACCGCGACCGAGCTTGCCGCCTCGCGCGGACTTCACCCATGCTGGAGTCCGTTCACTCCCCAAAGGCCCGCCAATGTCCCGATCACTCGTGTTGGTCCTCGCCTGCGCCGCGCTGATTGGCTGCGGAAGCAGCACCAGCGGGAGCTCCGGAAGCTCGGGCAGCGTGGGCGCCTCGGGCTCGAGCGGCACGCACGGCAGCACCGGCGGCGGATCGAACACCACGACCACCTCGACGGGCACGACGACCGGCGGCACGAACGGGTCGACGGGCGCGACCACGACGACGTCCACGTCGAGCTCCACGACGACCGGCGGCACCTCCGGCGCGACCACGGGAGGCCCCTGGACGGCAGGAAACCCCGACGGCTCGTGCAGCGCGGGCGTGCCCGCGGGCGGAAATCCAGTGGACACGTCCAATCCCACGACGGTGGTGGGCACCGGCGACGCGGCGAGCTGCACCTTCGCCGCCCTCTCGGCCGCCGTCGCGCAGGGCGGCATCATCACCTTCAACTGCGGCAGCGCGCCGGTGACCATCGCCGTCACGGCCACGCTCAACGTTCCCTACGATCGCGACACCGTCATCGACGGCGCCCAGAAGATCACCCTCGACGGCCAG
Above is a genomic segment from Deltaproteobacteria bacterium containing:
- a CDS encoding ATP-dependent DNA ligase; translated protein: MKLPVTPPIEPMLAKAADGLPEGEGWLFEPKWDGFRAIVFRDGDEVFIQSRDLKPLERYFPELVEPLKQSLPQRCVVDGEIVIASDGGLDFPALLLRIHPAASRVKMLAETSPASFVAWDLLALDDESLMNTWLSERREKLERALAKAVPPIHLTPVTRDRAVAEDWFKRFEGAGLDGVIAKREETLYEPGERAMVKVKHRRTADCAVAGFRWHKNGPGTKVGSLLLGLYDDEGRLHHVGITSAFTDARRKELVAELEPLRENALAGHPWEAWREEPSDGQRRPGATSRWNRGKDLSWEPLRVERVVEVAYDHLEGDRFRHATQFIRWRDDKKPADCRYDQLEVTPAYELAQIFKPK